Sequence from the Candidatus Woesearchaeota archaeon genome:
GATAGTCTCCTTTTGGCAGATATGGAGGATTGAATGTTATTACATCAAATTTTTGCTTTGGTATGTTTTCAAATAAGTCTGAGTGTATTAGTTTTATTTTTTTGTTGAGTTTATTTTTTATTTTTTTTATTGTGTCTAAATCTAGTTCTATAGCCACAACTTTTTCGCTATGTTTTGCTAGTTCTTCTGCTATTATTCCTGTTCCAGTACCAATATCTAAAGAAGATTTTATTTTATTTTTTTTGCAGTGTTGCTTTGTTGTTTCTTTCAAAAGATAGGAGTCTTCTGCGGGTTCGTACATTTTATTCTTTATTTTACTCTTGTTTTTTTTCTTCTCTTGTTTCTAAGAATTCAGCATCTATAGCATTTATGTATTCTTTTACTCTGCTTAGGATTGATTGTAAGTAGTATTTTTCTATTTTTTCTTCAAATATGTATTTTATTTTTGCATTTTCATTTATACTGTAGTAGTTACCATTTTTTTGCACTATAAATAAGTCTCTTAACCTAAGTATTTGACGTCTTATGTTACTTGGAGCTACTCCTAGTTGTTTAAGTTCATATTTTTCTCTGTTTTCCATAGTCATTCTTTCTATTTCTGTGCTTGTGTATGCTTGATTATTTTTGCAGTTTTCTAGTATTACTTGTAGTACATCCACAATTACATCTCTTGAGTCTCCTGGTTGTAATAATCCTAAAGACAAACAAAGTTTTCTTACTAGTTCTCTTTTTTCAAGGTTTAGAGGCAAGCCGTATTTTCTTAGAATTATTTCTGCTAGGGGAGTATCCCTAGAAATTGTTTTTGCCATAAAAATATTAGCAATTCATAGTTTATTTAAACTTTTCTAAAAATTAGATGTTGTTTCAAAACAAAGATTTAAGATGAATTTTAAAAAGTTATTTTTTAATAACTGGGTTTAACGTTTTGTCTTTTACAATTATTAAGAAACAGTGTTTTAAAAAAAAAGAAAATGTTGCCGCTTGGGTATACGACAACTAATAAAACCACGGACTTTTCTTTTTTTACCCAACCCCCATGTTATTTTGAGAACTGATACTATTTAAAGTTTATTTTTTCTAGTTTAGTTATTTGTATACAAGTATTTTTTATTGTGCCTTTTTTGGTCTTTTTGATGTATTTAGAATCACATATTTTTTGCAGTTATTATTATTTCTTTTCCCTTGATTTTGTCTATTAATATGTCTTTTGTTTGTTGTATTTGATCTGAGAATTCTATTTGAATAGTTCCTGTTTTTTCTTTTATTTGATCTTCATATTTTTTTATATGTTCTTGTAATTCTTTGTCTGTTTGAATTTTTAGTGTGATTTTATCTTGTTTTTTTAGTTCCATGTTTTTTCTTAAAACTTGTATTCTTCTCATCGTTTCTCTTGCGTAGCCTTCAGGCATCATTTCTTTATCTAGTTCTTTTTTTAGATACGTTAACACGTATTTTGATTCTCCTAACACATATTCTGTTGCAGGTTTTATTGTTATTGTAAAGTGCGTTTTCTTCAGTTCGTATTTACCTAGAATTATAGTATCTTTACCTTCTATTAATTGATGGTTTATTTTGTCTTGGTTTTGTTTTATTTGTACAGCGACATCCCCTGTTTCTTGTCCGTAGTCTTCGCCTAATGCTTTAAAATTTGTTTTTATTTCGTATTCTTTTGGGCCTTCTTTTTCTATTATTTGTTTTGTATTCGTCGCTCTTTTTATCACTGAGTTTAGCTCTTTTAGTGCTTTTTTGTGAAGTTCACTTTTTGTTTCTATAATTATTTCTTTTATAGGCCATCTTATACCTATGTTTGCTTGATCTCTTGCGGCCAATATTGTTCCTATTATTTCGTTTGCTGCATCAAATATTTCTTCTAAGTGTTCATTAGCATAATTATTTAGTTCTGTTTTTTCTTCTTCTATAATTCCTGGAATTTTTTCTAAGTGTACTGAGTCTTTTAGTTCTAAATCTAAATTTTGCAATTCGTCTTTTATGTTTTTATATATCGCGTCAGATATATGAGGGCTTATTGGCGCAATTATCCTTATTATTAGGTTTGTTGCTCTGTATAATATTGAAAGGGGAAGCTTATCATCTTCTAGTCTTTCTCTTATAAGCTGTATGTATGTTCTGCTTAAATCGTTTATTATTAATTTATTCAGAGCTCTTCCTGCTAAGTGTAGTTTGAATTGTTCATAATAATCTTTTAATTCTTGTATTGTACTTGCGATTCTTGAGAGTATCCATTGGTCTTCCTGTAATAAATTTTCTTTTTCTAAATTAGCATTTAACTGGTAGTTTGGGTTTAATTCTTTTTCTGCTTGTATTTGAGTAATTAATAATTTGTGTAAATTCCATAATATGCTGTGCACTTTGCTTGTTTCTCTTTGCACAGTCTCAGGATTGAATTTTGCAAGACTTGCTGGGTCTATGTCTGAACAATAGTAGAATCTTATGTTGTCTGCGCCGTAATCATCTATTCCTTCTTCTGCAGATATAAAATTTCCTAGTGATTTTGATAGTTTTTCACCATCTTTATCTACCACCCATGCAGGCATACTTATTGTTTTATATGGTGCTTTATCAAAGGTTGCTACACCACAAAACATTAAAGAGTAAAACCAACCTCTAACTTGATCTTGTGACTCATTTATTCTATTTACAGGATAGTGTTTTTCAAATAATTCTTTGTTTTCAAATGGGTAGTGAAATGCTGCAAATGGAGCTGAACCTGAATCAAACCATACATCAAATATGTCTCCTATAAGACTTAGTTCTTTTCCTTCTTTAGATTTTATTTTTATTTCTGATACAGTATGTAAATCATAGTTTTCAGGCAATTTTTTTCCTAGTTCTTCTTCTAATTCTTGTTTGGAGCCGATTACTTTTAGATATCCATCTTCTGATTTCCATATGGGTATTGGTATTCCCCAAAATCTTTGTCTTGAAAAGTTCCAGTCTTCCGCATTAGCAACCCATGAATAGAATCTTTCTCCTGCAAAGTCTGGTTGCCAGCGCACATTTTCATTTGCATCTAACATTTTTTGTTTTATCAAATCTACTTTTAGAAACCATTGGTTGCTCATTCTAAATATTAAAGGCGATTTACATCTCCAACATAATGGGTATGAGTGCGATATTTTATGATTGTACAACATCTTTCCGCTGATTTTTAAATCTTCTATTATTTGGTCGTCGGCGTCTTTAACAAATTTTCCTTGATATATTCCTGCATCTTCTGTGAATTTGCATTGATCATCTAATGGGCTTATCTCTGGTAAATTATAGTGTTGTCCAATGATATTATCCGTTTTCCCATGGCCTGGTGCGCAGTGCACTATTCCAGTTCCTTCATCTACGCTTACAAATTCTTCGAATATTTCGCCTGCTTTTTTCCCTAGTTTAGCTGCGAGTTTAGCATTTAGTCTTTCTTTTAATATTGGAATAGACATGTACACTTTTAATGCATTAGGGTTTTTTTGTAATTCTTTTTGCGTTGGCACATCCAGCAAGGGTTCATATTCTAGACCTTCTAGTTTTTTTCCTTTAAAGGTTTCTATTATGTTGTAATTTATTTTTAGATCATCTAATAATTTTACTAGATTTTTTGCAATTATTAAATTTCCTTGTTGTGTTTTTACTTTAACATATTCCGCGTCAGGTTTTGCTACTAAAACTACATTTGCAGGTAATGTCCACGGCGTTGTTGTGAATACGAGCAAATGATCATTTTCCATATTTTTTACTTTAAATTTCACTATTATTAATGGGTCTTCTTTATCTGCGTATGAATCTGTTGTTTCGTATCCTGCAAGTGCAGTTTCACATTTAGGACACCAAAACACTGGTTTTTTTCCTTCGTAAACCATTCCTTTTTCCCACATTTTCTTAAAAGACCACCAAACGCTCTCTAAATAATTATTATCATACGTAATATATGGTGTTTTCCAAGAATACCAGGAGCCCAACTTATCATATGTTCTTATCCACACATCTTTGTATTCTGTTGCAACTTCTTTACAACTATTACAAAAGTTTTTTATTCCTAATTCTTTAATATCTTTTTTTGACTTTAGTTCTAATTTTTTTTCTACAACATTTTCTATTGGTAAACCATGAGTGTCAAAACCTGGTTGAAATAATACTTTTTGACCTTTCATAAATGCAAGTCTTATGTAAAAGTCTTTGTATACAGTGTTTCTTATATGTCCTATATGAGGAACATTATTTGCGTAAGGCGGGCCATCTAATAAAAAATAGGGTTCTCCTTTCGCGTTTTGTTCATTAAGTTTTTGAAGCAAACCTATTTTTTTCCAGTATTCCCTAATTTGTTTTTCAATTTCTTTATGTTCGTATTTTCCGATCAAATTTACACCTTATCCATCATGATTTTTCAATCATTTATAAGAATTTCTCTTAAAATTGACTTAGTTTGTGTCTTCATATAATTCTTTTGCCGTTGCAACTACTGAGCCTTGAACTACTTTTGGAAGAGTTTCTCCGCTACCAGTAGCAATATAAGTTACAACAATATCAATTTTAACTTTATCTCCTTTCTTAAAATCACTAGAAAATCCGCAACTGATTTCTTCAGTATTTCCGGCAGGAATTAAAGTTTTATCTTCATTCACAATTTCTTCATTATCAGAAATACATTTCATTTGAACAATTAGCAAAGATGAACCCAAAGCGCTTTCTAAAGACAAATCAAGACTACTCTCCATTACTTGCGCATCCCTACAAATAATAGCTTCCGAAAAAGTGCAAGTATTAGGAACCACATCTGTTGGAGAAACAATAAAAATATAAGACAAATAACCTATAACGCCGACAAATACCATAAAAGCCCAACCATACGTAGTTAAGAATTCGAGAGCTGCCTGCGCTTTTTTCATATTTTAACACCTAAGTTTCAAAAAAAAATTATTAAAAAAAGTAAAAAAATAAAATATTTATTCTGCAATTGTTTGAGTTATTGTTCCTGTAGCGCTATGATCGAATCTTCCAGAAGCTTTACTATAAATTAATTCAAAGCCCAATTTTTCTTTACTTCCTTCTGAGAAGCCAGCTGCAGCAGTATTTATTTTAGCTCCTAAAGTAAAAGAGTTTCCATCTGGAACAGCTTCATCTCCTGAACAACTACACGTTTCTCCTATTGCAGTTGCAGGTCTAGCACCAACCTCATACTCAGTTCCAGATATGTTAATCCACGTATCTGCATCATTAGTCTTGTTTAATATTGATCCTGCTGACTGCTTAACTTCAAATCCTACGACGTAAATTGGCTCTCCCATATTATTAACTGCACTTATCATTATTGATTCATTAGACACAAATGTATCTCTACAGCTAAAACCACTAGTAATAGCACACTGATCAGGAATCAGATTCTGAGGATTCAGCACCCCAAAATAAGCCAGTGCACCAATCATAACCAAAATCACCATAAAAGCCCAACCATACGTTGTCAAGAATTCAAGGGCAGCTTGCCCTTTTCTTCTTAAATTTAAGGTTTTTCTTATCATTTTTATTGCACCGTCTGAGTTATTGTTCCGGTTGCCTTATGAGGGAATTCTCCTGATGATTTTACATATGTGATTTCAAATCCCAACTTTTCTTTTGAACCAGATGTAAGAACTGCAGTAACTGGCGCTGTTATCGTAAATTCATTACCATCATTAAC
This genomic interval carries:
- a CDS encoding methyltransferase — translated: MYEPAEDSYLLKETTKQHCKKNKIKSSLDIGTGTGIIAEELAKHSEKVVAIELDLDTIKKIKNKLNKKIKLIHSDLFENIPKQKFDVITFNPPYLPKGDYPEDKELTSGKTGLNTTIKFLKQAKEYLSKNGTILFIASSHAEIELLEKTMKKLKYGFKELKKQHIFFEDIMVYEAKLI
- the ileS gene encoding isoleucine--tRNA ligase, encoding MIGKYEHKEIEKQIREYWKKIGLLQKLNEQNAKGEPYFLLDGPPYANNVPHIGHIRNTVYKDFYIRLAFMKGQKVLFQPGFDTHGLPIENVVEKKLELKSKKDIKELGIKNFCNSCKEVATEYKDVWIRTYDKLGSWYSWKTPYITYDNNYLESVWWSFKKMWEKGMVYEGKKPVFWCPKCETALAGYETTDSYADKEDPLIIVKFKVKNMENDHLLVFTTTPWTLPANVVLVAKPDAEYVKVKTQQGNLIIAKNLVKLLDDLKINYNIIETFKGKKLEGLEYEPLLDVPTQKELQKNPNALKVYMSIPILKERLNAKLAAKLGKKAGEIFEEFVSVDEGTGIVHCAPGHGKTDNIIGQHYNLPEISPLDDQCKFTEDAGIYQGKFVKDADDQIIEDLKISGKMLYNHKISHSYPLCWRCKSPLIFRMSNQWFLKVDLIKQKMLDANENVRWQPDFAGERFYSWVANAEDWNFSRQRFWGIPIPIWKSEDGYLKVIGSKQELEEELGKKLPENYDLHTVSEIKIKSKEGKELSLIGDIFDVWFDSGSAPFAAFHYPFENKELFEKHYPVNRINESQDQVRGWFYSLMFCGVATFDKAPYKTISMPAWVVDKDGEKLSKSLGNFISAEEGIDDYGADNIRFYYCSDIDPASLAKFNPETVQRETSKVHSILWNLHKLLITQIQAEKELNPNYQLNANLEKENLLQEDQWILSRIASTIQELKDYYEQFKLHLAGRALNKLIINDLSRTYIQLIRERLEDDKLPLSILYRATNLIIRIIAPISPHISDAIYKNIKDELQNLDLELKDSVHLEKIPGIIEEEKTELNNYANEHLEEIFDAANEIIGTILAARDQANIGIRWPIKEIIIETKSELHKKALKELNSVIKRATNTKQIIEKEGPKEYEIKTNFKALGEDYGQETGDVAVQIKQNQDKINHQLIEGKDTIILGKYELKKTHFTITIKPATEYVLGESKYVLTYLKKELDKEMMPEGYARETMRRIQVLRKNMELKKQDKITLKIQTDKELQEHIKKYEDQIKEKTGTIQIEFSDQIQQTKDILIDKIKGKEIIITAKNM